The following are encoded together in the Salvia hispanica cultivar TCC Black 2014 chromosome 6, UniMelb_Shisp_WGS_1.0, whole genome shotgun sequence genome:
- the LOC125193689 gene encoding protein SUPPRESSOR OF MAX2 1-like codes for MRGTIEQTLTAEASGVLSQSIAEARRRNHGQTTPLHVAAALLSSPSGHLRQACIRSHPNSSHPLQCRALELCFSVALERLPTTPTPSPEPPLSNALAAALKRAQAHQRRGFPDQQQQPPLLAAKAEIDQLIISILDDPSVSRVMREASFSSPAVKAAVEHRLFSNPPRHLNMPLESVSPLSRCVFEMPDPLERAPYCSRCSENYEKEAAKLTTVHKSFSETAHLPQWLRNTKLNTGDASQRIQELQRKWRDICLHLHPYFHACTPAPPTLSMASFHNPSPLTQPTFHLPLQLGADHSPPGTPVRTDLVLGRKGTTCADQARGLLDSVSLQRRTKLLDKFSNDMDADMYKKLHKALMEKAWWQAEAASTVASAITCCRSNNGRRRGAASRGDIWLLFTGPDRAGKKKMASVLAEQICGTNPIMICLGTRRDDEESGTNIRGRTAIDRIAEVVQRNPFSVIMLQEIDEADMLVRGSIKQAIERGRIADSHGREVSLGNAIFILAGVWSAKNFEDLRDGRFVDENKLATVAGGNWQLGLVVGEKTGKRCARWLHDVDDDGGGGGGSGGRTLKPRKEAVSGLSLDLNLAAGDMEDDRTDGSHNSSDLTIDHEEELSHVNQHCSVTSVPQDLLNNVDESVVFKAVDSALARTEIKKAIASRFSMMVDDDLSLEIEDDVLDRILGGLWHDRTSLKEWIQKALEPSFDRLKPRLSDGGRSGDVVVRLVIESESGGRGRGRNSGDWLPSSILV; via the exons aTGAGAGGCACGATTGAGCAGACCCTGACGGCGGAGGCGTCGGGCGTCCTGAGCCAGTCAATCGCAGAGGCCCGCCGCCGCAACCACGGCCAGACCACTCCGCTGCACGTGGCGGCGGCGCTCCTGTCATCGCCGTCTGGGCACCTCCGGCAGGCATGCATCCGGTCCCACCCAAACTCGAGCCACCCGCTGCAGTGCCGCGCCCTCGAGCTCTGCTTCAGCGTGGCCCTGGAGCGCCTCCCCACCACCCCGACCCCCTCGCCGGAGCCACCGCTCTCCAACGCGCTGGCGGCGGCGCTCAAGCGCGCGCAGGCCCACCAGCGCCGCGGCTTCCCCGACCAGCAGCAGCAGCCGCCTCTCCTCGCCGCGAAAGCGGAGATTGACCAGCTGATCATCTCCATCCTCGACGATCCCAGCGTCAGCCGCGTCATGAGGGAAGCCAGCTTCTCCAGCCCCGCCGTCAAAGCCGCCGTTGAGCACAGATTGTTTTCTAATCCGCCTCG GCATTTGAACATGCCATTGGAGAGTGTTTCTCCGTTGAGTAGATGCGTATTTGAGATGCCCGATCCATTGGAAAGAGCCCCCTACTGCTCTCGGTGTTCAGAGAATTATGAGAAGGAGGCAGCCAAGCTCACCACTGTTCACAAGTCATTCTCCGAAACTGCACATCTGCCACAATGGTTGCGTAACACCAAGCTCAATACCGGTGATGCTTCACAA AGAATTCAAGAATTGCAGAGGAAATGGAGGGACATATGTTTGCATCTTCATCCTTACTTCCATGCTTGCACACCGGCTCCACCAACACTCTCTATGGCAAGCTTTCATAATCCCAGCCCGCTCACACAACCAACATTTCACCTTCCCCTGCAGCTCGGTGCTGATCATAGCCCTCCAGGAACTCCTGTGAGGACTGATCTTGTTCTTGGACGAAAAGGGACTACTTGTGCAGATCAAGCTAGAGGCTTATTGGATTCTGTGTCGTTGCAACGACGAACAAAGCTGCTCGATAAATTTTCTAATGATATGGATGCAGACATGTACAAGAAACTACACAAGGCCCTCATGGAGAAGGCGTGGTGGCAGGCAGAGGCAGCCTCCACAGTGGCCTCGGCCATTACGTGTTGCAGATCAAACAATGGGAGGCGTCGGGGTGCTGCATCGAGAGGGGATATTTGGCTGTTGTTCACTGGTCCTGATAGAGctgggaagaagaagatggcaTCAGTGCTAGCTGAGCAGATTTGTGGGACTAATCCTATCATGATATGTCTTGGCACGCGACGAGATGATGAAGAATCGGGGACTAACATCCGAGGTAGAACAGCCATTGATCGAATAGCAGAGGTGGTTCAGAGGAATCCATTTTCGGTGATCATGCTTCAAGAAATTGACGAAGCAGACATGCTGGTTCGTGGCAGCATCAAACAGGCGATTGAGAGAGGCCGGATCGCTGATTCTCATGGCCGTGAGGTCAGCCTTGGCAATGCCATCTTTATCCTGGCTGGTGTTTGGTCAGCAaagaattttgaagatctaAGAGATGGTAGATTTGTAGATGAAAATAAGCTTGCTACCGTAGCCGGTGGGAATTGGCAGTTAGGGCTCGTTGTAGGGGAGAAAACCGGCAAACGCTGCGCTCGTTGGTTGCAcgatgttgatgatgatggtggtggtggtggtggcagTGGTGGTAGGACGTTGAAGCCACGGAAAGAGGCTGTGAGTGGCCTCTCGTTGGACTTGAATCTCGCGGCTGGAGACATGGAAGATGATCGAACGGACGGCTCTCATAACTCGAGCGACCTCACTATTGATCATGAGGAGGAGTTGAGCCATGTCAACCAGCACTGCTCTGTCACATCAGTTCCTCAAGATCTTCTCAACAATGTCGATGAGTCTGTCGTGTTCAAGGCTGTTGACTCTGCCTTGGCTCGAACGGAGATCAAGAAGGCGATCGCCTCGAGGTTCTCGATGATGGTGGACGATGACTTGTCCCTAGAAATAGAAGATGATGTGCTAGACAGGATCCTAGGAGGGCTATGGCATGATAGGACCAGTTTGAAGGAATGGATTCAGAAAGCTCTCGAACCGAGCTTTGATCGGCTCAAGCCCCGTCTATCAGATGGTGGCAGGAGTGGCGATGTGGTAGTGCGGCTCGTCATCGAATCTGAGTCCGGCGGTCGGGGGCGGGGCAGGAACAGTGGAGATTGGTTGCCTAGTAGCATCttagtatga